The Cotesia glomerata isolate CgM1 linkage group LG9, MPM_Cglom_v2.3, whole genome shotgun sequence region ATTCCCCCTGTAATTCAAACAAAGATTTACTAGAAACATAAGCCTTTTTTAACGCACTTAATTCTTCAATAGTTCTAGGTATAACATTTTCTAAAGAATCTTTAACATTAGCACTCAATTTACTCGCATACACTAATTTGGTCAAATTTGCCTCAGCGGCGTCAGGGAGCATCCCTTTAGCATCACGACAACAGGCAGCAGAATCTATTAAGGCACTCGGGAGTCCTTCAAACCGAGGAACACAAACCAGTGCATCAttaagtgaaatattttgGTTAGTAGGCAACACCATGTTGTCTTCGTTATTTAAATCGGCAACTGGAAAAAGGTTATTCGGAGGATTGTCAATTTGATgattattgttttgattttcgACTTGAATCCCGACTGGAGGAAGTTGATTTCCCAGTGGGTTTCCTAACTCAACCTGGTTGTCACCAGGGTTTTCAACTTGAAGATTCTGATCAACACCAACTGCGGGAGTAACCGGCCGTGAACGTTCAGGACTCTCGTCGTCAGAAATTCCAGGAAGACCCGTAGTTCCTAACCCTGAAtcaataaatgtaaaattacgAGATCCGCGAGTGGGATGTGGTAATCCTGGCAATAAGTTACTATCCCCTTGACTTCGAAGGGTGTATTTCTTTTCCTCGGACATATAATTTCAGTTTTctcaaattaaattctaatgtaaataaattgaatatataGAAATTAGATATGGCAACCAACCGGAAATACCCAAACAATCAACTTCAGCTATTTGTTTAATCATTGGACCATATTTTCAGAGATagggtgtaaaaaaaaaaatcgcaggTTAAATTGTTACCTTTCAGAGCCATTTGCACTGTAAGTacgttgttattatttttttattttttttttcttttaatcttTTGAAAAGGAATTGAAATCTCCCATCAGAATCCATAAaatcaagttaaaaaaaaacaaaaacaaaaattccacTATATTCTAATTCCAGATActgaatttgataaaaaaaaaattttttttttaaattgaaaaatcatataattttcacttttaagtatttaatttttatgaaattactGTATTAGATCTCGAAtttcaaaagaaataataaaaaaaaaaaatctttacgtttattatatcaaaattgaaaaatcatattaattttcacttttaagtatttaatttttatgaaattactGTATTAGATCTCGAAtttcaaaagaaataataaaaaaaaaaaaaatttttacgtttattatatcaaaattgaaaaatcataTTACTttcacttttaaatatttaacaaatctaaaattttgagagagaaaacaaatttaaacaaacaaacaaaaaaaaaaaaaatttgaaactcGTATTAAATtcctataataattaatgtagtAATTTCAAAATAGTCATGTTAAGTTTATCGAGTCATCGTTATCAAAGAAATTGTTTCTTATTTTAGTTGTAGTAACTCACTTTAATGGTATTCAGTCTTCTCAACAGCCAAAAGTATCCCGGCTGAGCCCCCAAAAATGTTATGTCGagacataatatttttttattaatttattttatttttaccctaGCTTTCGCTAATAGATAAGGGAATCTTTTGGCTGGTAGGGAATGGTCGAAATCTTGTGAAATtacaaagtcaaaattttaaattcattgtgATGATATATTGTGAATCcacagaaaattattaatcaatacaaaattaatacaaCAACTTACTTAGTATCGAAGAATGCCATGGCTTTCCGTGGGTGTCTACTCGTAACTAGGAACCTGGGTTCCcctatttttttgttttttggaaACTGCACTACTCCGAGAGAGGTCAAAAACTAGACTGCTTACCCTTCATAACCATTTCAAGTCCGCACGGAAAGCCGGGGCGTTTCCTAATTCCTAATTCTGGAGTCGGGGAAAACTCTAAACCAATTAAGGCTGAGGGCCTTCCCTTTCCTAAGGGCCCCAACGTTTCAGGAGTCGTACCAGTCCCTCCACGTCGACCCCACTTAACATTTGTTgttaaaaatctatttatttattataaatgttgaatttatttatttatgtctcTATGAATTGTTAactattcatttaatttgttacaaattctgaaggttattatttatttcattgtttatttgaaatgttaaggtttaagattttattttattcgttGTTCTTAAGAGTTAAAGTTTAATTCTCGTTTTATTACTAATGTTTAACTTatcgattatttatttataaatgttaacATCTGAGATCATAGTTTTGttagaaatattgaaaatttaacgaatatttaacttgttgttcattttgttttaaagttaaagtttagctttattttattgcaaatgtTTAACCTTAGTTATAATGTTAgaatttggatttttattttattttaaaagtttaaacttTTATGTTCCTTAATCTTTATAGtttccaaaatatatttttttccggtCATATTTGAGTTCAACCAACATTCGGTTATTTGAGTTCCCAGCGGGAGATAAATGAAAACAGTGAGGATTACCTTTATTACCTCGTCCTGTGTACTTAGGTTTCCAAATTCTGGAATTTACGATCTCGCCTAATGCATCTGTGCATTCGGGTTCTtagaagtaataaaataactatttttaaaattttaactgacAGATAAAGAAACTGTTGGTCGAACTCCAATATAACCAAAGATAATTTTCCTTAAAATGTTTTATGaacaaatacataaaaaaaagaaaagaataaaattttgaagaaaaattatctttgaagtcttttcattattattattactatgtcGACTCGGCTCGACATAACAAcactataaattaatttacacaaattacacttaatatttatttaatatgttcagTGAACAGGCCCACTTAGTGAGCACTACGTCACTGTGGGCTCCCCAAATTTACAATACGCACCTGACAAGCGCTCGTTCCCGCTAATTTTCACACGCTTGCGCCAATCGACCGCTCGATCACGCCACATGTATTGAATTTTACTATTGGCTATCGATGTCGACATCAATAGAACGAATTATTGATTGGCTATCGCTCTCGCTGGACATGCGCATTAGCCTTCTTCTCCAagtcaacgaggaagaagacgaattatcattattatctttcgcttccacgctttcgttgcaacaagtcgccattaattccgctttactttcgcttattgttaattaaccgcatttcgctatttttataatttaaattgcttaaattaaccgctaataattcgctttaatttgttataggtaaattgtgttatcagtgcatttatttcaccgctttttcagtgccggcaaagtgttcaaccacgtgtcaaccggcttcgcttttgcaacccacgctgtaatttacaaatccgcttttatcttaacaatccgctattaaaaatattaaatattgagtgtaattaatgtaaataaattactagtgttatttttgataataaattacgcgttttaattgagatatccaaccctaaacctgatccccgcttttccgctctttctgTAATTATTCATTGGTCCCTCGAGCCGGATCAGGCTGGCTctatctcaattaaattaattaattataccgCTAAAAATTGTGCTGTGTTAAGTGAAGTGTAATCCCGCTAGGAAAGGTCGAGTGTCAGGAGCATCGCAGAGCACATCGGGTGCTGCTTCTGATAGTCATTCGTACACCGGTACGCTGAACTTTCCGTTTATTAAGACTGAAAACTCGACTTCGGGCCTTAAATAACTTCGCTATGGAGAATTACACAAGATAGTTGAAAAATGCAATTTGTGCTTCAACTTTCGTGTTCCGCACCGCGCCGCAGATTGCAAGACCGCTCAAGATTGCCGAAAATGTGGTCAACGTCACCACATGTCCATCCATTTTGGATGCACCAACGAAACCAGCTTCACCGCAGTCTACATCTTCCGCACAGGCAACTAATCGTTCCCTTTAGACCGTTTACAACTTGAAATTAACTGTTGATTATTTCAGATTCGCTTTCCGCTCAAGTATTACTAGCTACCGCCTTAGTCCAGGTCCGCCCGCATCATGGCAATCCAATCACCGCCAGAGTCTTGATTGATCAAGGTTCAGAGCTCTCATTTATGAGACAGACGCTCTTCAAGAAGCTCGGACAACCGCTACAGCGTGACATGGTCATGCTCAAGGGCATCGGCAATGTCTCCGCAGGAAGCTCACTAGGTGTGAGCACAATTGAGCTTCGTTCGCTGTATTCGACCGCATCAATGCATGTCAGCATGCATATTCTACCAACATTGACGGTAGATCTTCCATCGTTCGTGATCGCTGATCCGAAATGGCCGCATCTGGAGAATCTCCAACTAGCCGACCCGCAGTATCTACAGCCGCGTCCTGTAGACATTATTCTAGGTGCATCGCCAGCCGCACAGATCATGAACGCAGAGATTCAAAGAGGACCTCGCAATGCTCCTATTGCACAACCCACCACGCTTGGTTGGATCGTCTATGGGGCTGTCACCGCTAAACACGCTTCAACATCACACGCAGCACTACATGCGTCAGTAGATACTGAATTACAAGACGCTATCGCTAAGTTTTGGGAACAGGAAGAAGTTCCATCAGGAAGTTCACCGCTCAACACCGCTGAAGAAGACGAATGTGAAATTCACTTTCGTCAAACGCATTATCGACAGCCTGATGGACGCTACGTAGTGAGATTACCGCTTAAGGCCCTTGAGAGTCAACTTGGCGACTCTATCAACGCAGCTATGGGGTCACTCCGCAGATTAATAACTCGCTTGTCGCGAGAAAAAGAATATTCTGACATGTATCGTGCATTCATGGCAGAATATATTCAACTAGGACACATGGTACGAGTACCAGTCAACGAATTGCCCGCAAACGCTTATTTCTTGCCTCACCATGGGGTATTGAAGCTTGATAGTACCACTACGAAGCTCCGCACAGTGTTCAATGGTTCCTGTGCAACATCTACAGGAATTTCATTGAATGATATTCTTCACGCAGGACCCAAAAcgcaaattgacatttttgacgTGATGTTGAGAATCCGCTGCAATAAAATTCTATTCGCTACTGACATCACCAAGATGTTCAGACAGATTGAGGTCGACTCTCTTGATTGGCCGCTTCAGTGCATTCTCTGGACAGATGAGAATGACCTGGTAGACGCTTACTGTCTCAAGACAGTCACATACGGAACCGCTAGTGCACCTTTTGACGCTGTACGTGTGCTCATTCAACTTGTGAAGGATGAAGGACACCGCTTTCCGCTAGCTGTTGCTCCAATGTTGGATACACGCTACGTAGATGACATCTACGGTGGAGCAGACAACGAAGAAGACGCTATCAAGGCTGCAGTACAAACAAAAGCTCTGTGTGCAGCAGGCTGCTTCCCGCTTGCCAAATGGGCTAGCAATAGCCCACGGTTACTCGCTGAAGTCGCTCCAGAAAAGCAGCTGGATACACCGCTTAAAGAAATCAGTGATGCACCAGTAAAAATCCTGGGCATGTACTGGAATTCACGCACTGACGCTCTCCAGTTCAAGTACACGCTACCGCCAGATACGCCTAAGACAAAGAGAGCTATTTTGTCTGAAATCGCTAAACTGTATGATCCGCTAGGACTTCTCGCACCAATAGTCGTCAAAGCCAAGATCTTTATGCAAGATCTGTGGCTAGATAGAGTGTCATGGGATGAACAATTGTCACCATCACTCATTCACAAATGGACTGGATACCGCGAGGATCTTCGAAACATCGAATCCATCCGCATTCCACGCTGGAATAATATAGCACCTGGAGCAACTATGGAATTGCACGGGTTCTCAGACGCTTCGCAAAACGCTATGGCTGCCGCTGTTTATTTGAGAGTCACTGACGCTGATGGGAACACAAAGGTCTCACTTTTGTGTTCAAAAACGCAAGTAGCACCGCTGAAGACCATCACAATCCGCTGGAAGACATTCGTCCGCAATAGAGTGGGAAAAATCCAAGAAACGCTTCGAGATGTCTCCTGGAAATTTATTCCAGGAAAACAAAACCCCGCTGACTGCGCTTCAAGAGGTATACCTACGCTAAAACTGAAACAACACGCTCTCTGGTGGCATGGACCTACGTGGCTTCATGAACCAGAATCCTCTTGGCCCACTCTTGAGCCTCCAACCGACAACGCAACGCATCGAGAAGAACGCCAAGGTCTGACATTAGTAACTTGGAAAGCAGAAAATTGCCTGCTCCAACAATTACTGTCGCATTACACGCAGCTGTTTCCACTGCTACGGAAGCTTAGCATCTGGCATCGTGCCATCGACCGCTTTAAAAGAGTTCCACAATCTTCGCTGGCCTACCCGCTTACTCCATCAGACCTGGAGCGCGCTAAATTGACCTTGATTAAGTTCACTCAAGGACAATATTTCGCTAGAGAGATTCATACGTTTCAAGATGGTGATGATCTGCCAAAAAACAACAGCATCACTAAGCTGACTCCGTTCATCGACCATCAGGGGGTCCTGAGAGTCGGTGGCCGCTTAAAAAACGCATTGTTGGACCCAGAAGAGAAGCATCCAGCAATACTGCCGAGACATTCACCGCTTACATCAATATTGATTGATGATTCGCACCGCAAAACGCTTCACGGAGGTACTCAGCTCACGCTCGCTGAATTACGCAAAGCTGTCTGGATCATTGGAGGCCGTGTTCCAGTCAGATCCTTTATTCTACGCTGTGTAATTTGCACGAGACATCGTGGAGAACGCGCTCAACAGTTGATGGGTCAACTACCCGCCGCACGAGTACAGCCAACTCGAGCCTTCTTGCATACAGGACTCGACTACGCTGGACCTATCACGCTGAAAACGTTTCAAGGACGTGGAGCAAAAACATACAAAGGCTGGATTGCAGTCTTTGTATGCATGTTCAGTTCAGCTGTACACTTAGAGCTAGTAACTGACTACACCGCTGCCGCTTTCATCGCCGCTTATCGCCGCTTCACTAGTCGCCGAGGTATCTGCCACACGCTATATTCTGACTGTGGAACCAATTTCGTAGGAGCAGAAAAAGAGCTGAAACGACTATTCGCAGCAGGATCCCGCACATTACGAGAATTATCAAGTCTGATCGCGCAAGATGGCACGAACTGGAAATTCAATCCGCCTGGAGCTCCACATTTTGGAGGAAAATGGGAAGCCGCTGtgaaatctattaaatttcaCCTCCGAAGAACAATCGGAGACTCGCTATTGACGCTTGAGCAGTATTCGACGCTACTGGCTCAAATTGAAGCCATATTGAATTCCAGACCGCTTACACCGCTTAATGAAGATCCTGCTGACCTGGCTGTATTAACTccaggtcatttcttaatcggACAGTCATTGACCGCAGTCCCAGAGCCATCGCTGACAGATTTACAACCTGCTCGGCTCTCGCACTGGGAACAAGTCCAGCAAATGGTGCAACATTTCTGGAAACGCTACTACCAGGACTGTATCCACCGCTACCAGGCCATTTCAAAGTGGCATCATCAACGCAACCAGATCAAAGTGGGTTCAGTTGTACTGATCACCACTGAGGATCTTCCGCCAACCAAGTGGCCATTAGCCAAAGTGATTGCTGTCCATCCAGGAGCAGATGGACAAATCCGCGTGGTAACTGTGAAGACAGTTAACACAGAGCTGGTACGCCCAATTACAAAGCTTTGTGTCTTGCCACTGACGCATGAAGAGGATGATCTTGTCGACGCAGCCGCCAACGCCGGGGAGAATGTTCAGTGAACAGGCCCACTTAGTGAGCACTACGTCACTGTGGGCTCCCCAAATTTACAATACGCACCTGACAAGCGCTCGTTCCCGCTAATTTTCACACGCTTGCGCCAATCGACCGCTCGATCACGCCACATGTATTGAATTTTACTATTGGCTATCGATGTCGACATCAATAGAACGAATTATTGATTGGCTATCGCTCTCGCTGGACATGCGCATTAGCCTTCTTCTCCAagtcaacgaggaagaagacgaattatcattattatctttcgcttccacgctttcgttgcaacaagtcgccattaattccgctttactttcgcttattgttaattaaccgcatttcgctatttttataatttaaattgcttaaattaaccgctaataattcgctttaatttgttataggtaaattgtgttatcagtgcatttatttcaccgctttttcagtgccggcaaagtgttcaaccacgtgtcaaccggcttcgcttttgcaacccacgctgtaatttacaaatccgcttttatcttaacaatccgctattaaaaatattaaatattgagtgtaattaatgtaaataaattactagtgttatttttgataataaattacgcgttttaattgagatatccaaccctaaacctgatccccgcttttccgctctttctgtaattattcaaatatgttagcggattgtttaaataatcataaaatatttttaattaataataataataatattgcttTATTtgcccatttttttttatggggtACAAACAGCAGACTCCCATTCCACTTACAAAAATTGTGCTTAAACCTAAGTCTTAATCTACATacttcattataatataacgcTTAATCCAACAGTATTTACAACCTCAAACACACAGAATGCTCACACTGGCGGGAAAAAGAAAGCTATCATAGCAAAGAAAAAACCCGCAGTCATACTCCACCCATACCTCCATACCTCAATTGCACACGCACTCGAGAGACCTCCGCTTCCGTTGTATTTTACTACTCGCGACCCCCTTACACCCTCTCCTTGTCCCCCCATAGCATCTCAATCCCTGTAAGCCAAGTTTCTCCTTGTCCTTCGTCACCCAGTACTTCTGATCTCATCTCCTGCCACCCTCTGTCCACCCCTAGCCCAGAACACACCTCCCAGACATGCTCCCACGTCTCCTCTTCTAAATGACATACTTTGCATAGCCTATCCTCCTTATTCTCCCAGTACCTGTCCCCCTTCAGTGCGTCTCCTAATCTAAATCTCGCCACCCTATTCCATCTTTCTTCACTCCATCCTTTTTTAAGATATCCGGGTATTCCTAGTCCctttataaatttgtaatcCCTATTACTTCTAGATTCACTTATCCTGTCCCACCTTTCCTTCTCTTGCCTTCTTTTCTCCAATCTTACTAACTCCTCTCCTCTCATACACCCTTCCTCCCAGCTCCTTTCTACCTCTAGAAGATTCCATCCTCTTTCTTTAAAG contains the following coding sequences:
- the LOC123272177 gene encoding uncharacterized protein LOC123272177 — its product is MSIHFGCTNETSFTAVYIFRTDSLSAQVLLATALVQVRPHHGNPITARVLIDQGSELSFMRQTLFKKLGQPLQRDMVMLKGIGNVSAGSSLGVSTIELRSLYSTASMHVSMHILPTLTVDLPSFVIADPKWPHLENLQLADPQYLQPRPVDIILGASPAAQIMNAEIQRGPRNAPIAQPTTLGWIVYGAVTAKHASTSHAALHASVDTELQDAIAKFWEQEEVPSGSSPLNTAEEDECEIHFRQTHYRQPDGRYVVRLPLKALESQLGDSINAAMGSLRRLITRLSREKEYSDMYRAFMAEYIQLGHMVRVPVNELPANAYFLPHHGVLKLDSTTTKLRTVFNGSCATSTGISLNDILHAGPKTQIDIFDVMLRIRCNKILFATDITKMFRQIEVDSLDWPLQCILWTDENDLVDAYCLKTVTYGTASAPFDAVRVLIQLVKDEGHRFPLAVAPMLDTRYVDDIYGGADNEEDAIKAAVQTKALCAAGCFPLAKWASNSPRLLAEVAPEKQLDTPLKEISDAPVKILGMYWNSRTDALQFKYTLPPDTPKTKRAILSEIAKLYDPLGLLAPIVVKAKIFMQDLWLDRVSWDEQLSPSLIHKWTGYREDLRNIESIRIPRWNNIAPGATMELHGFSDASQNAMAAAVYLRVTDADGNTKVSLLCSKTQVAPLKTITIRWKTFVRNRVGKIQETLRDVSWKFIPGKQNPADCASRGIPTLKLKQHALWWHGPTWLHEPESSWPTLEPPTDNATHREERQGLTLVTWKAENCLLQQLLSHYTQLFPLLRKLSIWHRAIDRFKRVPQSSLAYPLTPSDLERAKLTLIKFTQGQYFAREIHTFQDGDDLPKNNSITKLTPFIDHQGVLRVGGRLKNALLDPEEKHPAILPRHSPLTSILIDDSHRKTLHGGTQLTLAELRKAVWIIGGRVPVRSFILRCVICTRHRGERAQQLMGQLPAARVQPTRAFLHTGLDYAGPITLKTFQGRGAKTYKGWIAVFVCMFSSAVHLELVTDYTAAAFIAAYRRFTSRRGICHTLYSDCGTNFVGAEKELKRLFAAGSRTLRELSSLIAQDGTNWKFNPPGAPHFGGKWEAAVKSIKFHLRRTIGDSLLTLEQYSTLLAQIEAILNSRPLTPLNEDPADLAVLTPGHFLIGQSLTAVPEPSLTDLQPARLSHWEQVQQMVQHFWKRYYQDCIHRYQAISKWHHQRNQIKVGSVVLITTEDLPPTKWPLAKVIAVHPGADGQIRVVTVKTVNTELVRPITKLCVLPLTHEEDDLVDAAANAGENVQ